From one Salvelinus sp. IW2-2015 linkage group LG11, ASM291031v2, whole genome shotgun sequence genomic stretch:
- the helz2a gene encoding 3'-5' exoribonuclease HELZ2, with protein sequence MTTKERIQRQFPGKFMELCETCFHHSPRQISFKGINLKCKSIYRHVWKATLVLCDKNTLSYEEVRPLPHLPHLPHLPHIRSWQHCKYVVKGEQCWHGAHRCWFAHSEVEMTVWTAESQERFVRAELLSAVQKHQPVVAAASRSPTQHYCKACNILFPSLGSFQDHLNTSNHMKRFNEYNNETTTEWKYRDPPQTNQAYKLCERRASTCELGSNCVDAHSAGELQEWRTRDKTDRKTVIAAEEQGLLSYQDNLLREYRDIINKAVIMSEAVSGVNIRCDKDLTISGQRENVPLTWKFRIQSERLLAHVSLLKQEPGASFSLNENSPEPCTYSMGETFRNSDMTYDITVSFKSNNPGLYEQWLVFDFDTRPVLLQKLKVNVGKEPSIQLVAPPEDNIHPSLNQERWHQGNRDIIPYMEKTEAQEKLLKEYEPQICMPYKPRDDRNMPINHQNYKERMHSFLYTEEQEEDHVVSRLNVQTTITLSVTLEATVDDPQFGMKIAPLGELFCAVSVPYNLTPDTPEGLMLRRSIQSALIAPVSPDNQSHKVYEAIILKDATSKNKMHLKLSERCCSDLKLQKNETCEMEVQFQLNRLKFCEMHKAIDLLPDTERVLPDFRNCIVPVSKTQQNYNLNAKQQGAMEFIVGDTDGGGSVAPLLIYGPFGTGKTLTLATAAKELVRQPHTRVLICTLTNSSADLYVKGHFHESVNSGDLEIKPLRIKAEESSVQSTDVITLQYCHRSKNGQFFSLPDKDTVDSCRVVITTTAMARHLHDLKLPGGYFTHILIDEASQMLECEALMALGLAGPVTRVVLAGDHMQMGPKLFSVDDDQRSNHTLLNRLFHYYQAQESSAALKSRIIFNENYRSTKEIVEFVSTNFYVGKSDAIKAVGNVPAHPNCHPLRFHHVRGESHLDNTSMSWFNREEVASVVEVVQNLLRDWPPAWGNQDQSSICVLSEGCQVSLIRKELRKKSHGQVTVENIANVQGKQFRAIVLTAVQTRDSLLSSDSLCHEFFNDARVLNTVMTRAKSQVVVVGDAAALCYFGKSSRIWKAYIDHCISKNSADPQTLTEDYLKQEVREISRFVKGDQEDNSDSESSISEIPDIDDPILRELLDEGKDVRVTVTADGLLGITHGEPIVNPLNGLEMNTSQDSSPLYLQALIKRDPSIYKHCHLCLERFDSGYAIPLEEPSLRISIKGRKNIGRSFPGDQVVVEILDNECHPPNGKVLDVVKVENASMVFVCTIDNYDNQVMTPINNCISKIYTPFWRDKPNYIAVRKLEDLKVEKFVKINEESKRNNLFVVKVLKWREQFRYPLGVVVKVLPKVVSLDSGLEVLDIEYQLTRATSVEKDHEILKELNTDMQNRRDYQKFITFTIDPAHSKDLDDAISVRDLDQHYEIGVHIADVASLVTKDSLLDKNAQQNGTAFYPPGKEPVYMFPLCLSTKYFSLLPGCKRNAISLMVQIDKKTDRIKTSKFSLSVIKSDRKLSYEEAENIIQNSDDNGQRYDTLEGCLAKACHFSEVHRKDRKQEDWHYKSPDDDVIVGRRRSHKMVEELMVMFNHAVTELLLKDAKTFSCTPVRCQDKPNIEKLCQLKDKYSSLIPLSIHFCHCIDQIGNVDDNQRDAVSKPYPGGSNQMLATRTENKAHHGQVVQPSETFSLLTSIVRSLESAFQDKDILRIVDLIATDDIHPQLLPLIIELRKTIHRAYVLRSNSTYLSRVGHYDLQLESYTWASSPIRRYVDVIVQRLLHSVLENKAVRYTSLEIDQSCLSFSRTSEKQKMYERKARCLSFASQLNNQSAQKVAFVIDASQAGNSLRVYFPFNRSSMPKDITIMYRDLQLTDQPEFNEHDNHVVLKWKRRVYSFTNENIHAELQQQSPHPFVTSVPTDLWKGMLSALKEENFDIVFQSLQTISLSVNDNQQVCSGLLQYTPXARTNPNPGHYIELPLRVKSGETLEVQLGTDTQRGLLVPVVQMLVVRNKFEICLEHSKDPTRCFSKYALHSSKKTYSTYQEYQKIWKPLCEMESASNAVTENDSIVLEDVPLTWKQIQKESQLGGFFQLSLEKMKQWAIEYGLKHSFLCIRMRYQNRVDLPNNGADDDQHVDLSNIPSLIWVAHGITTGVTDEDEAKNLSYVQIDFRINHMSMAKIPERVFGKDTRFTVELIPKLLPDVRKEAAVDNLTQANELVKNIALGKRTNSAPVTKELRPARFEIKLHSSKFPDLNISQTKAIKEALDNRFTLIQGPPGTGKTVVGVHLVYWFFLQNQKVPNHLRPKAAGGSSKRRCILYCGPSNKSVDVVAGQLLKLRKVLKPLRVYSEQMEMLEFPYPGSNLKLSRRSIREEKPKRELSSITLHHLIRMPENPFSKDIIYFDARIRRREDLTDKEIESYKVLLSHARNHELMRHDVILCTCTAASNPNFYKLDLKQIIIDECAMATEPEAFIPLVTHKPEQIVLLGDHKQLQPITHSDLSARLGMRKSLFERYMEKALMLDTQYRMQEGICEFPSKEFYNGILKTGATRKDSVLLAQSHHLTPILFGHVYGKEISLVVSTERGNENSKANSAEAEESVRIASLLIKHAGVAASDIAILTPYNAQVAKVNETLRMNDIQNVNVNTITKSQGSEWRYVILSTVRSCPKSEIDTEPTKAWLTKKLGFVMDPNQVNVGITRAQEGLCIIGNQELLRCSSLWKKLLVHYQQCGCVVDPAKDIQVQNPHVKTKSKNKRASKFQNRK encoded by the exons ATGACTACTAAAGAGAGAATTCAGCGCCAGTTCCCTGGCAAGTTCATGGAGCTCTGCGAAACTTGCTTCCATCACAGTCCACGGCAGATCTCCTTTAAGGGCATCAACTTGAAGTGCAAATCCATATACAGGCACGTTTGGAAGGCAACTCTAGTTCTTTGTGACAAGAATACACTGTCGTATGAGGAAGTCAGGCCGCTGCCCCACTTGCCCCACTTGCCCCACTTGCCCCACATCCGCTCATGGCAGCACTGTAAGTATGTTGTGAAAGGTGAGCAATGCTGGCATGGCGCCCATCGATGCTGGTTTGCACACAGTGAGGTAGAGATGACCGTGTGGACAGCTGAGAGCCAGGAGAGGTTTGTTCGGGCTGAGCTGCTTTCGGCTGTACAGAAACATCAGCCGGTGGTGGCAGCAGCTTCTCGGTCTCCGACCCAGCACTATTGCAAAGCCTGCAATATATTGTTTCCATCACTGGGAAGTTTCCAGGACCACCTCAACACGTCCAATCACATGAAAAGGTTCAACGAGTATAACAATGAGACAACGACTGAGTGGAAGTATCGAGACCCACCTCAAACCAACCAAGCCTACAAATTGTGTGAaag GAGGGCCTCTACATGTGAGCTTGGGAGCAACTGTGTTGATGCTCACTCAGCAGGAGAACTACAGGAGTGGCGCACAAGAGACAAGACTGATCGGAAGACAGTTATTGCTGCTGAAGAGCAGGGTTTACTTTCATACCAGGACAATCTACTGAGAGAGTACAGGGATATAATTAACAAGGCTGTTATT ATGTCTGAGGCAGTGTCTGGTGTGAATATCCGCTGCGACAAGGACCTGACGATTTCAGGTCAAAGAGAAAATGTGCCGCTGACATGGAAGTTCAGAATACAGTCGGAG agaCTACTTGCACATGTATCACTACTGAAACAGGAACCTGGAGCCTCTTTCTCCCTGAATGAAAACAGTCCTGAGCCCTGCACTTACTCCATGGGTGAAACCTTCCGTAACTCAGACATGACCTATGACATCACCGTGTCCTTCAAGTCCAACAACCCGGGTCTTTACGAACAGTGGTTGGTGTTCGACTTTGACACAAGGCCAGTGCTCTTGCAGAAACTCAAAGTTAATGTTGGAAAAGAGCCTTCCATTCAGCTAGTGgcgccaccagaggacaacatcCATCCATCTTTAAATCAAGAACGCTGGCATCAGGGGAACAGGGACATCATCCCATACATGGAGAAGACAGAGGCACAGGAAAAGCTGCTTAAGGAATACGAACCTCAGATTTGTATGCCATATAAACCACGTGATGACCGCAACATGCCCATAAATCACCAGAACTACAAAGAGAGAATGCATAGCTTCCTGTACACAGAGGAGCAGGAAGAAGATCATGTGGTTTCAAG ACTCAACGTTCAAACAACCATCACTTTGTCAGTCACCCTAGAGGCCACTGTAGACGACCCTCAGTTTGGGATGAAGATAGCTCCTCTGGGGGAACTATTCTGTGCTGTATCAGTTCCTTATAATCTCACCCCAGACACCCCAGAGGGTTTGATGCTGAGACGAAGCATCCAATCAGCTCTCATAGCACCAGTATCTCCAGATAATCAAAGTCACAAGGTCTACGAAGCCATCATCCTCAAAGACGCCACAAGTAAGAATAAAATGCACTTGAAGCTGTCTGAAAGATGCTGCTCTGACTTGAAGCTCCAAAAAAATGAAACATGTGAAATGGAAGTCCAGTTCCAGCTGAATCGTCTGAAGTTTTGTGAGATGCACAAAGCCATAGATCTCCttccagacacagagagagtgttaCCAGACTTCAGGAACTGCATTGTCCCTGTGAGCAAAACACAGCAAAATTACAACCTCAATGCAAAGCAGCAAGGAGCTATGGAATTTATCGTTGGAGACActgatggaggaggaagtgtggcCCCACTCCTCATTTATGGACCGTTTGGAACTGGGAAAACCCTTACTCTCGCTACGGCAGCTAAAGAGCTGGTACGGCAGCCTCACACCAGAGTACTGATCTGCACCCTTACAAACAG TTCTGCAGATTTGTATGTGAAGGGTCATTTCCATGAGTCTGTCAACTCTGGAGATCTTGAAATCAAACCTCTTAGAATAAAGGCAGAGGAATCATCTGTACAATCTACTGATGTGATCACCTTACAGTACTGTCATCGTTCCAAAAACGGACAATTCTTCTCCCTAcctgacaaagatacagtcgacTCCTGTAGGGTGGTCATAACAACCACTGCAATGGCAAGGCACTTACATGACCTGAAGCTCCCTGGTGGCTACTTCACCCACATCCTGATTGACGAAGCGTCCCAGATGCTTGAATGTGAAGCTCTGATGGCCCTTGGTCTGGCTGGGCCAGTAACTCGAGTGGTTCTAGCTGGAGATCACATGCAGATGGGACCAAARCTCTTTTCAGTGGACGATGACCAACGCTCCAATCACACCTTGCTGAACCGTCTGTTCCACTACTATCAAGCCCAGGAGAGTAGTGCAGCTTTGAAAAGCAGAATCATTTTCAACGAGAACTATCGCTCCACCAAAGAGATAGTAGAATTCGTGTCCACTAACTTCTACGTTGGCAAGTCTGATGCCATCAAGGCTGTAGGTAATGTTCCAGCTCATCCAAACTGCCACCCCCTGAGGTTCCACCATGTCAGAGGAGAATCTCACTTGGACAACACATCCATGTCGTGGTTTAATCGTGAAGAGGTTGCATCCGTGGTTGAAGTAGTGCAAAATCTGCTCAGAGATTGGCCACCCGCATGGGGAAATCAGGATCAAAGCTCAATTTGTGTTCTCTCTGAAGGATGCCAG GTTTCACTGATCAGGAAAGAGCTTCGTAAAAAAAGTCATGGCCAAGTGACTGTGGAAAATATAGCCAATGTTCAAG GCAAACAGTTCAGGGCAATAGTATTGACAGCTGTTCAAACCCGTGACAGCCTCCTTTCCTCTGACTCACTTTGTCACGAGTTTTTCAACGATGCTCGCGTACTGAACACGGTCATGACTAGGGCTAAATCCCAGGTTGTTGTAGTTGGAGATGCTGCTGCTCTCTGCTACTTTGGGAAAAGCTCAAGGATATGGAAAGCCTACATAGACCACTGCATCAGCAAAAACAGTGCAGATCCACAAACCCTTACTGAAGACTACTTGAAACAGGAAGTAAGAGAGATTTCAAGATTTGTCAAAGGGGATCAGGAGGACAACAGTGATAGTGAGTCATCCATATCTGAGATACCCGACATAGATGACCCAATACTGAGGGAGCTTCTTGACGAGGGTAAAGATGTACGAGTCACTGTAACAGCTGACGGCCTGTTGGGTATCACCCACGGGGAGCCAATTGTCAACCCATTAAATGGACTTGAGATGAACACAAGCCAAGACAGCTCCCctttgtaccttcaggcattgatAAAGAGAGACCCGAGTATCTACAAACACTGTCACTTGTGTTTGGAGAGGTTTGACTCTGGCTACGCCATACCTCTTGAAGAGCCCTCCCTCCGCATTTCTATCAAAGGTAGAAAGAATATTGGTCGTTCTTTTCCTGGAGATCAGGTTGTTGTGGAGATCTTGGACAATGAGTGTCATCCCCCAAATGGGAAAGTGCTAGATGTGGTGAAGGTTGAAAATGCCTCCATGGTGTTTGTCTGTACCATTGATAACTATGACAACCAGGTGATGACACCCATCAACAACTGCATCTCCAAAATTTACACCCCATTTTGGAGGGACAAGCCAAACTACATTGCCGTGCGAAAACTGGAGGATCTGAAAGTTGAAAAGTTTGTGAAGATAAATGAGGAATCCAAAAGAAACAATCTCTTTGTTGTCAAAGTCTTGAAGTGGCGAGAGCAATTTCGATACCCTTTAGGAGTTGTCGTAAAAGTCCTTCCCAAAGTGGTATCTTTAGATAGTGGACTAGAAGTACTGGACATAGAGTATCAACTGACAAGGGCCACTTCTGTTGAGAAAGACCATGAAATTCTCAAGGAACTGAACACAGATATGCAAAATCGAAGGGATTATCAAAAATTCATAACATTTACAATTGACCCAGCACATTCCAAGGATCTTGATGATGCCATCAGTGTAAGAGATTTAGATCAACACTACGAGATTGGAGTTCACATTGCTGATGTTGCAAGCCTTGTGACCAAGGACAGCCTATTGGACAAAAATGCACAACAGAATGGAACTGCTTTTTATCCCCCTGGAAAGGAGCCTGTTTATATGTTCCCACTTTGTCTGAGCACCAAGTATTTCAGTCTACTCCCTGGATGTAAACGAAATGCCATATCATTGATGGTGCAAATTGACAAGAAAACAGACCGCATCAAGACAAGTAAGTTTAGCCTATCTGTAATAAAGTCAGATAGAAAGTTGTCATATGAGGAAGCTGAAAACATTATCCAAAACTCTGATGATAATGGCCAACGATATGACACTCTAGAGGGCTGCCTCGCCAAAGCATGTCACTTTTCTGAGGTTCACAGAAaggacaggaaacaggaagaCTGGCACTATAAGTCCCCTGATGATGATGTAATCGTTGGTAGAAGACGGTCTCATAAGATGGTGGAAGAGCTCATGGTTATGTTTAACCACGCTGTCACTGAACTGTTGCTCAAAGATGCAAAGACATTCAGCTGCACCCCAGTCAGATGCCAAGACAAGCCAAACATAGAGAAGCTTTGTCAACTAAAAGATAAATACAGTTCTCTGATTCCCCTGTCCATTCATTTCTGTCACTGCATTGACCAGATTGGTAACGTTGATGATAACCAGAGGGATGCGGTATCTAAACCTTACCCAGGTGGGTCCAATCAGATGCTTGCAACGAGAACAGAGAATAAAGCCCATCATGGTCAAGTTGTCCAGCCATCTGAAACATTCTCTCTATTAACATCCATTGTGAGGAGTCTTGAGTCAGCATTTCAAGACAAGGATATCCTTAGAATTGTGGACCTGATAGCAACTGATGACATTCATCCCCAGCTACTGCCTTTGATCATTGAACTCAGGAAGACGATCCATAGAGCATATGTTCTACGCTCTAACTCAACATACCTATCTAGAGTTGGCCACTATGACCTTCAGCTTGAAAGCTACACTTGGGCTTCCTCGCCCATTCGTCGGTACGTGGACGTTATTGTTCAGAGGCTCCTGCACTCAGTTCTTGAAAACAAAGCAGTCAGGTACACTTCTTTGGAAATTGACCAGTCCTGTCTGAGTTTTTCGAGAACATCTGAAAAGCAAAAAATGTATGAGAGGAAAGCTCGTTGCTTGAGTTTTGCATCGCAGCTGAACAATCAAAGTGCACAGAAGGTAGCCTTTGTCATTGATGCCTCCCAAGCTGGAAACAGTTTAAGGGTGTATTTTCCGTTTAATCGATCCTCAATGCCAAAAGATATCACTATCATGTATAGGGATCTGCAGTTGACAGACCAACCAGAGTTCAATGAGCATGACAACCATGTGGTTCTGAAATGGAAGAGAAGAGTATACTCCTTCACAAATGAGAACATCCACGCTGAACTGCAACAACAGTCACCTCATCCATTTGTGACATCAGTGCCAACAGACTTGTGGAAAGGGATGCTGTCAGCTCTGAAGGAGGAGAACTTTGACATCGTGTTCCAATCCTTACAGACCATCAGCTTAAGTGTCAATGATAACCAACAGGTCTGCTCAGGTCTGCTCCAATATACACCAAYGGCCAGAACCAATCCAAATCCAGGTCATTACATTGAATTGCCATTGAGGGTAAAGTCTGGTGAAACGCTGGAGGTGCAACTGGGCACTGACACACAGCGGGGATTATTAGTACCTGTGGTTCAGATGCTAGTTGTACGTAACAAGTTTGAGATTTGCTTGGAGCACTCAAAAGACCCAACTCGGTGTTTCTCCAAGTATGCACTCCATTCATCGAAGAAAACATACTCCACTTACCAGGAGTATCAGAAGATATGGAAACCATTGTGTGAGATGGAGTCAGCCTCCAACGCTGTAACAGAAAATGACAGCATTGTCCTTGAAGATGTGCCTCTGACATGGAAACAGATACAGAAGGAGAGTCAACTCGGTGGATTCTTCCAGTTGTCACTTGAGAAGATGAAACAGTGGGCCATTGAGTATGGTCTCAAACACAGCTTTCTGTGTATCCGCATGAGGTACCAAAATCGAGTGGATTTGCCAAACAATGGCGCTGATGATGATCAGCATGTGGACCTCAGCAATATCCCATCTCTCATTTGGGTTGCTCATGGAATAACCACTGGGGTCACTGATGAGGATGAGGCTAAAAACCTCTCCTATGTCCAGATAGACTTCCGGATTAATCACATGTCCATGGCCAAGATTCCAGAGAGGGTCTTCGGGAAAGATACAAGATTCACAGTAGAATTAATTCCAAAGCTGTTACCTGATGT GCGTAAAGAGGCTGCCGTTGACAACCTCACTCAGGCTAATGAACTTGTGAAGAACATTGCTCTTGGCAAGAGGACAAACTCTG CACCTGTAACTAAAGAGCTGAGACCTGCCAGGTTTGAGATCAAACTTCATTCCTCCAAGTTTCCTGATCTGAATATCAGTCAAACCAAAGCTATTAAAGAGGCCCTCGACAACCGATTCACTCTCATTCAGGGGCCACCAG GCACTGGGAAGACGGTGGTTGGAGTCCACCTTGTTTATTGGTTCTTTCTGCAAAACCAAAAAGTCCCAAACCACCTAAGGCCTAAAGCTGCTGGGGGGTCTTCAAAGAGGAGGTGCATTCTATATTGCGGACCCTCTAATAAATCAGTGGACGTTGTAGCTG GTCAACTTCTGAAACTCCGGAAGGTGTTGAAGCCACTTCGTGTTTACAGTGAGCAGATGGAGATGTTGGAGTTTCCCTACCCTGGCAGCAACCTGAAGCTGTCACGCAGGTCAATCAGGGAGGAGAAACCCAAGAGAGAGCTCAG TTCCATCACATTGCATCATCTTATTCGGATGCCTGAGAACCCATTCTCCAAAGACATTATTTATTTTGATGCAAGAATTCGTAGGCGAGAGGATCTCACAGACAAGGAGATTGAGAG CTACAAAGTCCTCCTAAGTCACGCTCGGAATCATGAGTTGATGAGGCATGATGTCATTCTCTGCACGTGTACTGCGGCGTCAAATCCCAACTTCTACAAGCTGGACTTGAAACAGATTATCATTGATGAGTGTGCCATGGCAACTGAGCCTGAAGCCTTCATCCCCCTTGTGACCCATAAACCTGAACAG ATTGTTTTACTCGGTGATCACAAGCAATTGCAGCCCATCACGCACAGTGATCTTTCAGCAAGGTTGGGCATGAGGAAATCTCTGTTTGAGCGTTACATGGAAAAGGCGTTGATGCTTGATACGCAGTACAGAATG CAAGAGGGCATTTGTGAGTTTCCTTCAAAGGAGTTCTACAACGGTATTCTCAAGACTGGAGCAACTCGGAAAGACAGTGTCCTGCTCGCTCAGTCTCATCATCTGACGCCCATCCTTTTTGGACACGTTTACGGAAAAGAGATCAGTCTTGTGGTCTCCACCGAACGGGGGAATGAAAACTCAAAGGCCAACTCGGCAGAGGCTGAGGAATCG GTTCGCATCGCCTCTCTGTTGATCAAGCATGCTGGGGTGGCGGCTAGCGACATAGCTATTCTGACGCCATACAATGCCCAGGTAGCCAAGGTGAACGAAACCTTGAGAATGAACGATATCCAGAACGTCAACGTGAATACCATCACAAAGAGTCAAG GAAGTGAATGGCGTTATGTCATCTTGTCTACTGTGCGTTCTTGTCCCAAGTCGGAAATTGACACAGAGCCAACCAAAGCATGGCTCACCAAGAAGCTTGGTTTTGTCATGGACCCAAACCAAGTCAATGTGGGCATCACTCGGGCTCAGGAGGGACTATGCATTATTG